In a genomic window of Branchiostoma lanceolatum isolate klBraLanc5 chromosome 12, klBraLanc5.hap2, whole genome shotgun sequence:
- the LOC136445767 gene encoding tripartite motif-containing protein 3-like, protein MQSTSNPQGATMPSTSSVPQGATLPSTSNGSRGATLPSTSNGSRGATLPSTSNGSGGATLPSASNITKDATLPTTNRPKGATLPLTSNNPQNFTLPLVANNSQNGTLPLVANNSQNGTLPLASNNPQNATPIPTPNSQQVPILPPQIVTLPSTSSSGNPQETILPSTPNHVQEANDGRAKQEKIIIRMEGIDLKYKYNHGVVVSADNEIFVTDYFNKRIQVYSMVGTRTRLFKTMVPNENGKTKSMLPCDIAKDEQGHLWALGKVCHSYGPGHVVQYSLGGQSVRKFDLQALAPYPHIAVDARNDKIIVVNNDVIMMFHPNGSLYRSFREQQEQFKYVTSDKEGNILVTTYSHHVRVYNHTGQLLLKFGGCGTDQEKLMYPEGILTDALGRIIVASWQSGQVDMFTSRGEFIRTVVNMARPEGIALGPGGQLVVTTSGINTTTIFPRKMELP, encoded by the exons ATGCAATCGACCTCCAACCCCCAGGGTGCCACAATGCCATCGACCTCCAGCGTCCCACAAGGTGCCACACTGCCATCGACCTCCAACGGGTCACGAGGGGCTACACTGCCATCGACCTCCAACGGGTCACGAGGGGCTACACTGCCATCGACCTCCAACGGGTCGGGAGGGGCTACACTGCCATCCGCATCCAACATCACAAAAGATGCCACATTGCCAACAACCAACAGGCCAAAGGGTGCCACACTGCCATTGACCTCCAACAACCCACAAAATTTCACACTGCCATTGGTCGCCAACAACTCACAAAATGGCACACTGCCATTGGTCGCCAACAACTCACAAAATGGCACACTGCCATTGGCCTCCAACAATCCACAAAATGCCACACCGATTCCAACACCCAACAGCCAACAGGTTCCCATACTACCACCACAAATTGTCACACTGCCATCGACCTCGAGCTCCGGCAACCCACAAGAGACAATATTGCCATCAACGCCCAACCATGTACAAG AAGCCAATGATGGGAGGGCTAAGCAGGAGAAGATTATCATTAGAATGGAGGGAATAGActtaaagtataagtataaTCATGGAGTGGTTGTGTCTGCTGACAATGAGATATTCGTGACTGATTACTTCAACAAACGAATCCAAGTCTACAGCATGGTTGGGACACGTACCCGCCTCTTCAAAACGATGGTACCGAATGAAAAtgggaaaacaaaatcaatgctACCTTGCGATATCGCTAAAGACGAACAGGGTCATCTGTGGGCACTAGGGAAGGTCTGTCATTCTTACGGTCCCGGACATGTGGTACAATACAGCCTGGGCGGCCAGTCGGTCAGAAAGTTTGACCTACAAGCCTTGGCTCCCTATCCTCACATTGCCGTGGATGCTCGCAATGATAAAATCATCGTGGTGAACAACGACGTAATCATGATGTTCCACCCAAACGGCTCTCTCTACCGGAGTTTTCGGGAACAACAAGAGCAGTTCAAATACGTCACATCAGACAAGGAGGGAAATATCCTTGTGACGACGTATTCGCACCATGTCCGCGTCTACAACCACACCGGGCAGTTGTTACTCAAATTTGGAGGCTGTGGAACCGATCAAGAGAAACTGATGTACCCTGAAGGTATTCTTACGGATGCCTTGGGCCGCATCATCGTCGCAAGCTGGCAAAGCGGGCAGGTAGACATGTTCACAAGCCGCGGAGAATTTATCCGGACAGTCGTTAACATGGCACGGCCCGAGGGTATTGCATTGGGACCGGGTGGACAGCTGGTGGTGACCACATCAGGCATCAACACTACAACCATTTTTCCACGCAAAATGGAACTTCCTTAA
- the LOC136446185 gene encoding organic cation transporter protein-like has product MVDYDKILKHVGEFGTYQKKMCFFLYLPVLTMGMHTMAMVFLAATPAHRCRAPEGNALAARYNWTEPEKLNMTIPWTEDDDGNPVRSSCERYDLDALLSNGGLNDTSDVLMSNLTTKPCDAGWDYDRSQYKASITMESDIVCGNKWLAKMAQSIYMVGFLVGSLVFGDISDRVGRKIVYFAVVALQCLCGIACSFAHNYIAFVVLRFFIGASGVGAYVICFVLVSEVVGPSKRTLVGTLEYCMFVLGYIIMGGIAYFVRTWLMLQLIISLPGIVWLPLWFLVTESPRWLLVKGRTDEAREIVEKMAEKNGVDFPEALWNDMLKEEDQPADDEPEKPDYFYSVRDLVRTPNMAKKSVIIFINWAVVTMVYYGLSLNTSSLGGDDYVNFTVSGLVEYPALAVSMVLVEKWGRRPSHCLFMIGGGLACISVLFVPKDLSIVATVLAMLGKFGISGSFNVIYIWSGELYPTVIRNLGMGVASMWARVGGIVSPFIALSMDVWGPLPYIIFGGLSVVAGVLCLILPETLNFPLAQTLEEAEAFGKGGSFCCPASSAYSAEDDGKAHEMAPVVSNHDPPREDEAENTAPNGPAMV; this is encoded by the exons ATGGTTGATTACGACAAAATCCTCAAACACGTCGGTGAGTTTGGAACTTACCAGAAGAAGATGTGCTTCTTCCTGTATCTCCCGGTGTTGACGATGGGGATGCACACCATGGCCATGGTGTTCCTGGCGGCCACGCCGGCACACAGGTGCAGGGCACCCGAAGGGAACGCGCTGGCGGCCCGGTACAACTGGACCGAGCCCGAGAAGCTGAACATGACCATCCCGTGGACGGAGGACGACGACGGGAATCCGGTACGAAGCAGCTGTGAAAG ATACGATTTGGATGCACTTCTATCCAATGGGGGTTTGAACGACACATCTGACGTGCTGATGTCGAACCTGACCACTAAGCCGTGCGATGCCGGCTGGGATTACGACCGGAGCCAGTATAAAGCCAGCATCACGATGGAG AGCGATATCGTTTGCGGGAACAAATGGTTGGCCAAGATGGCGCAGTCCATCTACATGGTTGGGTTCTTGGTCGGCTCCCTCGTTTTCGGAGACATTTCAGATCG AGTCGGTAGAAAGATCGTGTACTTCGCTGTTGTCGCGCTGCAGTGTTTGTGTGGCATCGCTTGTTCCTTCGCACACAACTACATCGCCTTCGTGGTGCTTCGGTTCTTCATCGGCGCCAGCGGAGTCGGGGCTTACGTCATCTGCTTCGTTCTCG TGTCAGAAGTTGTGGGGCCGTCGAAGCGAACGCTCGTCGGTACGCTGGAGTACTGTATGTTCGTGCTGGGATACATCATCATGGGCGGGATAGCCTACTTCGTGCGGACTTGGCTCATGTTACAACTCATCATCTCTCTGCCTGGGATTGTCTGGCTACCGCTGTGGTT TTTGGTGACGGAGTCTCCAAGATGGCTGCTGGTCAAAGGTCGTACGGACGAGGCCCGCGAAATTGTAGAGAAGATGGCGGAAAAGAACGGCGTGGACTTTCCCGAGGCTTTGTGGAATGATATGCTGAAAGAAGAG GACCAGCCGGCCGATGATGAGCCAGAGAAGCCAGACTACTTCTACTCTGTCCGTGACCTTGTGCGCACTCCCAACATGGCCAAGAAGTctgtcatcatcttcatcaactG GGCTGTCGTCACCATGGTTTACTACGGCCTCTCTCTCAACACCTCGAGTCTGGGAGGAGATGATTACGTTAACTTTACCGTGTCCGGATTGGTGGAGTACCCCGCCCTGGCCGTGTCCATGGTCCTGGTGGAGAAGTGGGGCAGGCGACCGTCTCACTGTCTGTTCATGATAGGCGGCGGCCTGGCCTGCATCTCTGTTCTCTTCGTACCGAAAG ACCTGTCCATTGTGGCGACGGTTCTCGCCATGTTGGGGAAGTTCGGCATCTCTGGCAGCTTCAACGTCATCTACATCTGGTCCGGAGAACTCTACCCTACCGTCATCAG AAATCTCGGAATGGGCGTGGCCTCCATGTGGGCCCGAGTTGGCGGTATCGTCTCCCCCTTCATCGCCCTCTCCATGGACGTCTGGGGGCCTCTGCCCTACATCATATTCGGCGGGCTGTCCGTTGTGGCAGGTGTCCTGTGCCTGATTCTACCGGAAACGCTGAACTTTCCTCTGGCACAAACTCTGGAAGAAGCCGAGGCCTTCGGAAA GGGCGGTTCGTTCTGCTGTCCGGCATCGTCTGCCTACAGCGCAGAGGATGACGGGAAGGCCCACGAGATGGCACCGGTGGTGTCTAACCATGATCCTCCCCGCGAAGATGAAGCAGAAAACACTGCACCAAATGGACCCGCGATGGTCTAA